A region from the Rhodothermales bacterium genome encodes:
- a CDS encoding TonB-dependent receptor: MPLRFPQALLRPALLALALCGLLATTAPAAAQHTLLVRVTDEHTGNPLPGASVVLDGTAAGAATGADGLATVTGIPDGEQAFTVSFVGFEPAQFTLSFPRPEPEALVEVALEEEHDDLGEVVVGATRTSRTMAEIPTRVETIAGEEIDEKISMDPSNISMLLNESPGIVVQQTSAVSGNASIRIQGLDGRYTQLLKDGFPLYGGFSGGLSLLQVPPLDLRQVEIIKGPASTLYGGDAIAGLVNLVSKTPSEEAERSLLLNATSAGGFDAGAFLAERVGRFGYTLLASGNLQQAYDGDGDAFTNIPRTRRATAAPRLYYYPSETTTVWVGLAGTVEEREGGDVAVIDGDDVDGATFVERSESRRLTSQARLDHALSERTTLTLKQSTSLFDRSVELPGYRFEGTQTATYAEASGLFRLGAHDLVAGLDLRTDAFDQDPTDEAGPDAELDYAHLTAGAFVQDTWDVADRLAVELGLRGDVHDEYGFFALPRASALYRITERVSARLTGGLGYKAPTVFLEPSEERAFAGVLPLGDDVDAETSYGGTFDINVETVLFDRVSLSLNQALYLTRLDDALVPVVEIGREGPADGLLRYRNAGGPVRTQGLETNARFGLGDFKLFLGYVYLDATTTDRGGVRDAAGDERTRLALTPEHKTYTVLVWEQHGRGRVGLEAYYTGPQRLSDGERVPGYWITGVMAEWRVGPARLFLNFENFLDTQQTNYDPVVLGPRATPTFAEVWAPTDGFVVNGGVKYEF, translated from the coding sequence ATGCCTCTTCGTTTCCCTCAGGCCCTCCTTCGGCCTGCCCTCCTCGCGCTCGCCCTCTGCGGACTGCTCGCCACGACGGCCCCCGCCGCTGCCCAGCACACCCTCCTCGTCCGCGTCACCGACGAGCACACCGGCAACCCGCTGCCCGGCGCGAGCGTCGTGCTCGACGGAACGGCGGCGGGCGCCGCCACGGGAGCCGACGGCCTCGCCACCGTGACGGGCATCCCGGACGGTGAGCAAGCCTTCACCGTCTCCTTCGTCGGCTTCGAGCCGGCGCAGTTCACGCTCTCGTTCCCCCGGCCCGAGCCCGAGGCCCTCGTCGAGGTCGCACTGGAGGAAGAGCACGACGACCTCGGCGAGGTCGTGGTCGGGGCGACGCGGACGAGTCGGACGATGGCGGAGATCCCCACGCGCGTAGAGACGATTGCCGGCGAGGAGATCGACGAGAAGATCTCGATGGACCCGTCGAACATCTCGATGCTGCTGAACGAGTCGCCCGGCATCGTCGTGCAGCAGACGTCGGCCGTCTCCGGCAACGCCTCGATCCGCATCCAGGGCCTCGATGGCCGCTACACGCAGCTCCTCAAAGACGGCTTCCCCCTCTACGGCGGGTTCTCCGGCGGGCTCTCCCTCCTCCAGGTCCCGCCGCTCGACCTCCGCCAGGTCGAGATCATCAAGGGCCCGGCCTCGACGCTCTACGGCGGCGACGCGATCGCCGGTCTCGTCAACCTCGTCTCGAAGACGCCGAGCGAGGAGGCGGAACGCTCCCTCCTCCTCAACGCGACGAGCGCGGGCGGCTTCGACGCGGGCGCCTTCCTTGCCGAACGCGTTGGGCGCTTCGGCTACACGCTCCTCGCCTCGGGCAACCTCCAGCAAGCCTACGATGGCGACGGCGACGCCTTCACCAACATCCCCCGCACGCGCCGCGCGACCGCCGCGCCGCGTCTCTACTACTACCCCTCGGAGACGACGACGGTGTGGGTCGGCCTCGCGGGCACCGTGGAAGAGCGTGAGGGTGGCGACGTCGCCGTCATCGATGGGGACGACGTGGACGGAGCCACCTTCGTCGAGCGAAGCGAGAGCCGGCGGCTCACGTCGCAGGCCCGGCTCGACCACGCCCTCTCGGAACGGACGACGCTCACGCTGAAGCAGAGCACGAGCCTGTTCGACCGCAGCGTGGAACTGCCGGGCTACCGGTTCGAGGGGACGCAGACGGCCACCTACGCCGAGGCCTCAGGCCTCTTCCGCCTCGGCGCTCACGACCTCGTCGCCGGACTCGACCTCCGCACCGACGCCTTCGACCAGGACCCCACGGACGAAGCAGGACCTGACGCGGAACTGGATTACGCGCACCTCACCGCCGGGGCCTTCGTGCAAGACACGTGGGACGTGGCGGACCGGCTCGCCGTCGAGCTCGGACTCCGGGGCGACGTTCACGACGAGTACGGCTTCTTCGCGCTCCCCCGCGCCTCGGCGCTCTACCGCATCACGGAGCGCGTCAGCGCCCGCCTCACCGGCGGGCTGGGCTATAAAGCGCCGACGGTGTTCCTCGAACCGTCGGAGGAGCGGGCGTTCGCCGGCGTCCTCCCCCTCGGCGACGACGTAGACGCGGAGACCTCGTACGGCGGCACGTTCGACATAAACGTGGAGACGGTCCTCTTCGACCGCGTCTCGCTCTCGCTCAACCAGGCGCTCTACCTCACGCGGCTCGACGACGCGCTCGTACCGGTCGTCGAGATTGGCCGAGAGGGCCCGGCCGATGGCCTGCTCCGGTACCGGAACGCGGGCGGCCCCGTCCGCACGCAGGGGCTCGAAACGAACGCCCGGTTCGGCCTCGGCGACTTCAAGCTGTTCCTCGGCTACGTCTACCTCGACGCGACGACGACCGACCGCGGCGGCGTCCGCGACGCCGCCGGCGACGAGCGGACCCGGCTCGCCCTCACGCCCGAGCACAAGACATACACCGTGCTCGTGTGGGAGCAGCACGGGCGCGGCCGCGTCGGGTTGGAAGCGTACTACACCGGCCCGCAGCGGCTCTCCGACGGCGAGCGCGTGCCGGGCTACTGGATCACCGGCGTCATGGCCGAGTGGCGGGTGGGACCGGCCCGCCTCTTCCTCAACTTCGAGAACTTCCTCGACACGCAGCAGACGAACTACGATCCCGTCGTGCTCGGCCCACGGGCCACGCCGACCTTCGCCGAGGTGTGGGCGCCGACGGACGGGTTCGTCGTCAACGGCGGCGTGAAATATGAGTTCTAA